A region from the Triticum aestivum cultivar Chinese Spring chromosome 3D, IWGSC CS RefSeq v2.1, whole genome shotgun sequence genome encodes:
- the LOC123075259 gene encoding uncharacterized protein At4g15970 isoform X2, translating to MGGLRSTQHDCGGGVSHSLSFLLGALLPTVLLFFLASDRVDEQLSSISTFRFGNGSAAHQLTRHAASLPTDVGDGADEKEESFPGLAELLPRVAMDDGTVIITSVNEAFARPGSLLDLFRGSFRDGEGIAHLLNHTLIVAADPGALALCEAVHPHCYLLQVMAAGVSSANGFLTRSYLELVWSKLTFQHRVLQLGYNYLYTDLDVMWLRNPFRHISLYADMAISTDRFNGDAEDLTNAPNTGFYYVRSTNRTVEMLRRWRAARSRFRPKAHDQEVFEAIKGEFVGGELQIKLVFLDTALFDGFCEYHGEMDRVCTMHANCCLRLATKLHDLRNVVADWKRYSSLTPPEKMSSKLRWTYPAKCAATMKIPA from the exons ATGGGCGGCCTGAGGAGCACGCAACACGATTGCGGCGGCGGCGTCAGCCACTCGCTCTCGTTCCTCCTCGGGGCTCTCCTCCCCACCGTGCTGCTCTTCTTCCTCGCCTCCGACCGGGTCGACGAGCAGCTGTCCAGCATATCGACCTTCAGGTTCGGGAACGGATCGGCAGCTCATCAGCTGACTCGCCATGCCGCTAGCCTCCCGACCGATGTCGGGGATGGTGCCGACGAAAAG GAGGAGTCATTCCCGGGGCTGGCGGAGCTGCTGCCGAGGGTCGCCATGGACGACGGGACGGTGATCATCACGTCGGTGAACGAGGCGTTCGCGCGGCCGGGCTCCCTGCTCGACCTCTTCCGCGGGAGCTTCCGCGACGGCGAGGGGATCGCCCACCTCCTCAACCACACCCTCATCGTCGCCGCAGACCCCGGCGCCTTGGCCCTCTGCGAGGCCGTGCACCCGCACTGCTACCTCCTCCAGGTCATGGCCGCCGGCGTCAGCTCCGCCAACGGCTTCCTGACCAGAAGCTACCTCGAGCTCGTCTGGTCCAAGCTCACCTTCCAGCACCGCGTCCTCCAGCTCGGCTACAACTATCTCTACACC GATCTGGATGTGATGTGGCTGCGCAACCCGTTCCGGCACATCAGCCTCTACGCGGACATGGCCATCTCAACCGACCGGTTCAACGGCGACGCTGAGGACCTGACGAACGCGCCGAACACCGGCTTCTACTACGTCAGGTCCACGAACCGCACGGTGGAGATGCTGAGACGGTGGCGGGCGGCGAGGTCGCGGTTCCGGCCGAAGGCCCACGACCAGGAGGTCTTCGAGGCGATCAAGGGCGAGTTCGTCGGCGGCGAGCTGCAGATAAAGCTGGTGTTCCTCGACACGGCGCTCTTCGACGGCTTCTGCGAGTACCACGGCGAGATGGACAGGGTGTGCACGATGCACGCCAACTGCTGCCTCCGTCTCGCGACCAAGTTGCACGACCTCAGGAACGTGGTCGCCGACTGGAAGAGGTACTCCAGCCTGACGCCGCCGGAGAAGATGAGCAGCAAGCTCAGGTGGACGTACCCCGCCAAGTGTGCGGCGACGATGAAAATACCAGCATAA
- the LOC123075259 gene encoding uncharacterized protein At4g15970 isoform X1 — MGGLRSTQHDCGGGVSHSLSFLLGALLPTVLLFFLASDRVDEQLSSISTFRFGNGSAAHQLTRHAASLPTDVGDGADEKVRVVQLQSTMPAMAGRLTDLHAQEESFPGLAELLPRVAMDDGTVIITSVNEAFARPGSLLDLFRGSFRDGEGIAHLLNHTLIVAADPGALALCEAVHPHCYLLQVMAAGVSSANGFLTRSYLELVWSKLTFQHRVLQLGYNYLYTDLDVMWLRNPFRHISLYADMAISTDRFNGDAEDLTNAPNTGFYYVRSTNRTVEMLRRWRAARSRFRPKAHDQEVFEAIKGEFVGGELQIKLVFLDTALFDGFCEYHGEMDRVCTMHANCCLRLATKLHDLRNVVADWKRYSSLTPPEKMSSKLRWTYPAKCAATMKIPA; from the exons ATGGGCGGCCTGAGGAGCACGCAACACGATTGCGGCGGCGGCGTCAGCCACTCGCTCTCGTTCCTCCTCGGGGCTCTCCTCCCCACCGTGCTGCTCTTCTTCCTCGCCTCCGACCGGGTCGACGAGCAGCTGTCCAGCATATCGACCTTCAGGTTCGGGAACGGATCGGCAGCTCATCAGCTGACTCGCCATGCCGCTAGCCTCCCGACCGATGTCGGGGATGGTGCCGACGAAAAGGTACGCGTAGTCCAGTTGCAGTCTACAATGCCCGCGATGGCTGGGAGATTAACCGATTTGCATGCGCAGGAGGAGTCATTCCCGGGGCTGGCGGAGCTGCTGCCGAGGGTCGCCATGGACGACGGGACGGTGATCATCACGTCGGTGAACGAGGCGTTCGCGCGGCCGGGCTCCCTGCTCGACCTCTTCCGCGGGAGCTTCCGCGACGGCGAGGGGATCGCCCACCTCCTCAACCACACCCTCATCGTCGCCGCAGACCCCGGCGCCTTGGCCCTCTGCGAGGCCGTGCACCCGCACTGCTACCTCCTCCAGGTCATGGCCGCCGGCGTCAGCTCCGCCAACGGCTTCCTGACCAGAAGCTACCTCGAGCTCGTCTGGTCCAAGCTCACCTTCCAGCACCGCGTCCTCCAGCTCGGCTACAACTATCTCTACACC GATCTGGATGTGATGTGGCTGCGCAACCCGTTCCGGCACATCAGCCTCTACGCGGACATGGCCATCTCAACCGACCGGTTCAACGGCGACGCTGAGGACCTGACGAACGCGCCGAACACCGGCTTCTACTACGTCAGGTCCACGAACCGCACGGTGGAGATGCTGAGACGGTGGCGGGCGGCGAGGTCGCGGTTCCGGCCGAAGGCCCACGACCAGGAGGTCTTCGAGGCGATCAAGGGCGAGTTCGTCGGCGGCGAGCTGCAGATAAAGCTGGTGTTCCTCGACACGGCGCTCTTCGACGGCTTCTGCGAGTACCACGGCGAGATGGACAGGGTGTGCACGATGCACGCCAACTGCTGCCTCCGTCTCGCGACCAAGTTGCACGACCTCAGGAACGTGGTCGCCGACTGGAAGAGGTACTCCAGCCTGACGCCGCCGGAGAAGATGAGCAGCAAGCTCAGGTGGACGTACCCCGCCAAGTGTGCGGCGACGATGAAAATACCAGCATAA